Proteins encoded together in one Anaerococcus murdochii window:
- a CDS encoding HK97 gp10 family phage protein, translating to MTIKIDTKGLDDLLDKVESLSPRIDQAVYTAMADEGLSWRDDVRDNTPVDTGDLRRSWELTGPDKKGLKFEMDLANNLEYAEHVEYGHRQEPGRFVPAIGKRLKADFVPGSYMLRDGTRRLEDSLKPAVQKEVRKAIESL from the coding sequence ATGACTATTAAGATTGATACTAAGGGTCTTGATGATCTACTTGATAAGGTCGAGAGTCTAAGTCCTAGGATAGACCAGGCGGTTTATACCGCTATGGCTGATGAGGGTTTGTCTTGGCGTGATGATGTTAGGGATAATACCCCTGTTGATACTGGGGACTTGAGGAGGTCTTGGGAGCTTACTGGCCCTGATAAGAAGGGGCTTAAGTTTGAGATGGACCTTGCTAATAATCTTGAGTACGCGGAACACGTTGAGTACGGACACCGCCAAGAACCTGGTCGTTTTGTCCCTGCCATAGGTAAGAGGCTTAAGGCTGATTTTGTGCCAGGGTCTTATATGCTAAGGGATGGCACTAGGAGGCTTGAAGATAGCCTTAAACCAGCGGTACAAAAAGAAGTTAGAAAGGCGATTGAAAGCCTATGA
- a CDS encoding phage tail assembly chaperone — translation MAISAKDLIKKKQLIEDKKDKQIEIEVPETGTFLFRVPNMIDYEDSEAYGKNRKQSGHESNKYLIQTCCLEPNLKDSELLEAYGVKNSVDLVSKIFMVGEITSIATTLVEKAGFDKEALKVVEKAKN, via the coding sequence ATGGCAATTAGTGCTAAAGATTTAATCAAGAAAAAACAATTAATCGAGGATAAAAAAGATAAACAAATTGAAATTGAGGTGCCTGAAACTGGCACTTTTTTATTTAGAGTTCCTAATATGATTGATTATGAGGATTCGGAGGCCTATGGCAAGAATAGAAAACAATCGGGCCATGAGAGTAACAAGTATTTAATCCAAACTTGCTGCTTGGAGCCTAACCTTAAGGATAGCGAACTACTAGAAGCCTATGGGGTGAAAAATTCTGTGGATTTAGTATCAAAAATCTTTATGGTGGGTGAAATTACAAGCATAGCTACTACCTTGGTTGAAAAGGCGGGCTTTGATAAGGAAGCCCTTAAGGTGGTTGAAAAAGCAAAAAACTAA
- a CDS encoding phage tail terminator family protein, translating to MIKLTDIFRAVNETLLASFEGIEVYKERINKQKRPDMSVEIISFTTSPHSRYIINKSIDLDIIYFSKGNTVGEALKIADRLMSAFSMGLTVRVYDDENLVDKRTLHCLKAPEYKLVDQDLHFLVRFDFADELEPYYLADDETMKAHNQAIEPRKEDEEKRPDQAKKRPADTRDFALDLGFKTDQAKKDYEEEKIKLMDSLKLEYEFMED from the coding sequence ATGATTAAACTTACTGATATTTTTAGAGCGGTTAATGAAACTTTGCTTGCAAGTTTTGAGGGTATCGAAGTTTATAAGGAGAGGATTAACAAGCAAAAAAGACCTGATATGAGTGTGGAGATTATTAGTTTTACAACTAGCCCACATTCAAGGTACATCATAAACAAGTCAATAGATCTAGACATTATTTACTTTTCCAAGGGAAATACTGTCGGGGAAGCACTCAAGATAGCTGATAGGCTTATGAGTGCTTTTTCTATGGGCCTAACTGTGAGGGTCTATGATGATGAAAATCTTGTCGATAAGAGGACGCTTCATTGTCTTAAGGCTCCAGAGTATAAGCTGGTTGACCAAGATTTACATTTCTTGGTTCGCTTTGACTTTGCTGATGAGCTTGAGCCTTACTACTTGGCTGATGATGAGACCATGAAGGCACATAATCAAGCTATTGAACCTAGGAAAGAGGACGAGGAAAAAAGACCAGACCAAGCGAAGAAAAGGCCTGCGGATACTAGGGATTTTGCTTTAGACCTAGGCTTTAAGACTGACCAAGCAAAGAAAGATTATGAAGAAGAGAAAATCAAGCTGATGGATAGCTTGAAATTAGAATATGAATTTATGGAGGATTAG
- a CDS encoding phage tail tube protein — protein MTENRGFRRIAGAWGTLHIDGEAIFEVVSFEANIELQRGDVQIGTDVDSKITGMAGSGQFVVKHVYTRGVAKYLAALKAGHDPRFLSSVCLDDPDAVGGQVERINIGNCWINNLPLTNFDKAEVVEKTFEFGFTPSDAEVAEGIY, from the coding sequence ATGACTGAAAATAGAGGTTTTAGAAGAATTGCGGGGGCTTGGGGAACCTTGCATATAGACGGGGAAGCTATCTTTGAGGTTGTTTCTTTTGAAGCTAATATCGAGCTTCAAAGGGGCGATGTACAAATCGGGACTGATGTTGATTCAAAGATTACTGGTATGGCTGGAAGCGGACAATTTGTAGTTAAACATGTTTACACTAGGGGTGTTGCTAAGTATCTTGCAGCCCTTAAGGCGGGCCATGACCCAAGATTTTTATCTTCGGTTTGTCTTGACGATCCAGACGCTGTTGGCGGCCAAGTAGAAAGAATTAACATCGGTAACTGCTGGATTAATAACTTGCCTTTGACTAACTTTGATAAGGCTGAGGTGGTGGAAAAGACCTTTGAATTTGGCTTTACACCAAGCGATGCCGAAGTAGCTGAGGGTATTTACTAG
- a CDS encoding HeH/LEM domain-containing protein, whose protein sequence is MLVKTNRCFYDLREDCYRNVEDIFEVSQDRFEELNELVNGFVEEVKEIKEDAPEDEVKTPEDKEVNEEVETEIQEAEEENQEDLTVAEIKEKLDEAGIEYKAKATKSELLELLK, encoded by the coding sequence ATGTTAGTTAAGACAAATAGATGTTTTTATGATTTAAGAGAAGATTGTTACAGGAATGTTGAGGATATTTTCGAAGTATCTCAAGATAGGTTTGAAGAGTTAAACGAACTCGTGAATGGTTTTGTTGAGGAAGTCAAAGAAATCAAAGAAGACGCTCCAGAAGATGAAGTTAAAACTCCAGAAGATAAGGAAGTTAATGAAGAAGTAGAGACTGAAATTCAAGAAGCAGAAGAAGAAAATCAAGAAGATTTAACTGTTGCAGAGATTAAGGAAAAACTTGACGAAGCAGGGATTGAATACAAGGCTAAGGCTACAAAAAGTGAGTTGCTAGAACTCCTTAAATAG
- a CDS encoding capsid protein: protein MAMKIYSKNYKQVIEKIFETKQHFFNTFGGGLQVAEGAEYDKDFLHLKISPTNVVINKYDKGENVAFGTGTGNSNRFGPRQEIKSIDKAVQYDEPIAIHEGIDRFTVNDVPAQVLAERAALHAEKWVEYLNDYMSKILDANAGVTKQAAMTEEALIKLFFEARKEFVNKKVSKSRTWNAYVTPDIYDLLIGAKLTTTAKNSSANVDEQILNKFKGFILRELPEEYFQKNTAAIFVPDNIGVVGLGIETYRTIDSSDFNGIAIQGAGQLANYVPDDNKVAIIKAQIAG, encoded by the coding sequence ATGGCAATGAAAATTTATTCAAAAAATTATAAGCAAGTAATCGAGAAAATATTTGAAACAAAACAACACTTTTTTAATACTTTTGGCGGTGGTTTGCAAGTGGCGGAAGGTGCTGAGTATGACAAGGACTTTCTACACTTAAAGATATCACCAACAAATGTAGTTATTAATAAGTATGACAAGGGTGAAAATGTGGCCTTTGGTACTGGTACTGGCAACTCTAATAGGTTTGGACCAAGACAAGAAATTAAGTCTATTGATAAGGCTGTACAATACGATGAACCTATAGCAATCCACGAGGGTATTGATAGATTTACCGTTAATGATGTCCCAGCACAAGTACTCGCTGAAAGAGCTGCACTTCACGCTGAAAAATGGGTTGAATACCTTAATGACTATATGTCAAAGATACTAGATGCTAATGCTGGAGTAACTAAGCAAGCGGCTATGACCGAAGAAGCACTTATTAAACTTTTCTTTGAGGCTAGAAAAGAATTTGTGAATAAGAAAGTATCTAAGTCTAGGACTTGGAATGCTTATGTTACCCCAGATATTTATGACCTTTTAATTGGTGCTAAGCTTACTACTACTGCGAAGAACTCTTCTGCAAATGTGGACGAACAAATACTTAATAAATTTAAAGGCTTTATCTTAAGAGAATTGCCAGAGGAATATTTCCAAAAGAATACTGCTGCGATTTTTGTTCCTGACAATATCGGTGTGGTTGGTCTTGGTATTGAAACTTACAGGACTATAGATTCATCTGACTTTAACGGTATTGCTATCCAAGGTGCGGGTCAGCTTGCTAACTACGTGCCAGATGATAATAAGGTGGCTATTATTAAGGCACAAATTGCGGGATAG
- a CDS encoding capsid assembly scaffolding protein Gp46 family protein gives MKDLFLRDINLQRFAETNEGAEADTTKEADTTKQEEGKDTENIISYSEEELQEAVNKAVKEATKNMLTKDKVNEIVKAEKAKEAARAKMTADEIAEEERAETQKKLEAAQEEIRLMKLENETSKVLEENKIPQKFGKFLMQTDIDTTKANIEDFKKTYEADLERIKKEIYQSDAPKTGETKEPTDPWLAAAEKIR, from the coding sequence ATGAAAGATTTATTTTTGAGAGATATTAATTTGCAGAGATTTGCTGAAACTAACGAAGGGGCTGAGGCTGATACTACTAAGGAAGCTGATACCACTAAGCAAGAAGAGGGCAAGGATACTGAAAATATTATCTCTTATAGCGAAGAAGAGTTACAAGAAGCGGTTAACAAGGCGGTTAAGGAAGCTACTAAAAATATGCTTACCAAGGACAAGGTCAATGAGATTGTCAAGGCTGAAAAGGCTAAGGAAGCGGCTAGGGCTAAGATGACTGCGGATGAAATCGCTGAGGAAGAGAGAGCTGAAACACAGAAAAAGCTTGAGGCAGCCCAGGAAGAAATTAGACTAATGAAGCTCGAAAATGAAACCTCTAAGGTCCTTGAAGAAAACAAGATACCTCAAAAGTTTGGGAAGTTTTTGATGCAAACTGACATCGACACTACCAAAGCTAATATTGAGGATTTTAAGAAGACCTACGAGGCTGATTTGGAGCGAATTAAAAAAGAGATTTACCAATCGGACGCTCCAAAGACTGGAGAGACTAAAGAGCCTACTGATCCATGGCTTGCTGCGGCTGAAAAAATAAGATAG
- a CDS encoding phage tail sheath C-terminal domain-containing protein: MAKIGMPEIKIVFESQGLSAIQRSERGIVLLLLKGENEDEQGSYKLTTLFDLSEKKQFSERNAKLIRLAFEANPRKLLVEIVGDKNPLDKVTERYKLIKFNYYAAPNLEAADLKNLMTWHNKQAVDPGDRTIKFVGFDLKEKGHESLINWATSSVTYDGEVYTGQEFTALVASQLAALPLNRSFTYYEWPKISEASLDFADDPDKAVDEGKLFLTFDGEVYKVARAVNSYTGKNEKKGDDFRKIKIVDAMHLIKDDIRDTFDKYYVGKVSNTYANKQQFIAMINRVYFAELKGLVLQDTDKNRVDINIEENLRYAVERGADTESMTTQQIKEFNTGSKVFLEGYVSLIDAMEDLYINFFNE, from the coding sequence ATGGCAAAAATAGGAATGCCTGAAATTAAGATTGTTTTTGAGTCTCAAGGACTTTCTGCAATCCAAAGAAGCGAGAGAGGAATTGTTCTTCTTTTACTTAAGGGTGAAAACGAGGACGAACAAGGTTCTTACAAGCTTACTACTCTTTTCGATTTATCAGAAAAGAAGCAATTTAGCGAGAGAAATGCCAAGCTTATAAGATTAGCTTTTGAGGCTAATCCTAGAAAATTGTTGGTTGAAATTGTAGGGGATAAGAACCCACTTGATAAGGTTACGGAAAGATATAAGCTTATCAAATTTAATTACTATGCAGCACCTAACCTTGAGGCGGCTGACCTTAAAAACCTTATGACCTGGCATAATAAACAAGCTGTTGACCCTGGTGATAGGACTATTAAGTTTGTAGGTTTCGACCTTAAGGAAAAAGGACACGAAAGCCTTATAAACTGGGCAACTTCATCTGTCACTTATGATGGGGAAGTCTATACTGGACAAGAATTTACTGCCCTTGTTGCGAGTCAACTTGCGGCCTTGCCTCTTAATAGGTCTTTTACCTACTATGAGTGGCCAAAGATAAGCGAAGCGAGCCTTGATTTTGCTGATGACCCTGATAAGGCAGTGGATGAGGGCAAACTTTTCTTGACCTTTGACGGGGAAGTTTACAAGGTGGCTAGGGCTGTCAACTCTTATACTGGCAAGAATGAAAAGAAGGGCGACGACTTTAGAAAGATTAAGATTGTCGATGCCATGCACCTTATCAAGGACGACATTAGAGATACTTTTGATAAGTATTATGTGGGCAAGGTGTCTAACACTTATGCTAATAAGCAGCAATTTATAGCCATGATTAATAGGGTCTACTTTGCTGAGCTTAAGGGACTTGTCTTACAAGATACAGATAAGAATAGGGTTGATATAAATATCGAAGAAAACCTAAGATATGCGGTTGAACGTGGGGCGGATACTGAAAGCATGACTACCCAGCAAATTAAAGAATTTAATACTGGGTCTAAAGTATTTTTAGAGGGATATGTTTCCTTAATCGACGCCATGGAAGACTTATATATCAACTTTTTTAATGAATAA
- a CDS encoding tape measure protein, with protein sequence MAIIEKVTLVDDYSAKAKKIEASTSAMASAMDAIRGNASKMGSALKSAFSRKYSVDIKDTGVANVNNRIKSLQSTLNGLNRPYDITITAKMGAMDKIKSNMSSIKSKASEMKSSFRNFKLDYSTFKRAKKEAKDMEKALRNLTGRKHKIDIGMENPIKTAFKGGFSKMFGGLKAGFSKIGGLFSKLNPFKAFGKGGGGGGGESPSIMKSIIGGNLITGAITRGLGAVTSLAGSTIGAGMTRLENIQAAKARLRGQTNADGSRKFDDAAIKNISKSAMNAVTGTAYGFGDAMSTASSAIAAGVKEKDLGGYLKGVANISAATGSDFNSIGAIMNKIQTTGRLQGDELMQLSDRGLPMLEKIAEMKGVDQNTARDMISKGQISSQDAFKAATMAAGNSASEMNKTWDAAKMNFGSALSKLGAGLLGGSEGDEGGIFVAMTPALLKVNKVLNGLIPTFQKVGDSVKTFVTGGFKMAKEGFGRIKDKLGEAFGPIKEKLASAFDALKEAFAPVVEAFSGLFDGGMGESFDLLGGVIDLVAGAFGVLADVIVALNPVWEVLSSFITNIVLPAFTSVASFITDTVVPKFSELAEMVGGWVKEAFQLIGDAVNIAKAAFDTIKGAIDTAVDAFFSIPSKIASALGGLGGAIKGAIGGIFGGKKKNATGTSYFPGGLTQINEQGQEMMKLPMGTKIYPAGATRKAIEKEARSVSPAPQPSNPGQIVINVNGANMTNGEVGRVISNELKRLGVVV encoded by the coding sequence ATGGCAATTATAGAAAAAGTTACCCTGGTCGATGATTATTCGGCTAAGGCAAAAAAGATTGAAGCATCTACCTCTGCTATGGCCTCTGCTATGGATGCAATTAGGGGTAATGCTAGTAAGATGGGGTCGGCTTTAAAGTCGGCCTTTTCAAGAAAATATAGTGTAGATATTAAAGATACTGGAGTTGCTAATGTTAATAATAGGATTAAAAGCCTACAATCTACCCTAAACGGTTTAAATAGACCATACGATATCACCATAACTGCCAAAATGGGGGCTATGGATAAAATCAAGTCTAATATGAGTTCTATAAAATCCAAGGCTAGTGAGATGAAATCATCTTTTAGAAACTTTAAGCTTGACTACTCAACTTTCAAGCGAGCTAAAAAAGAGGCCAAGGATATGGAAAAGGCCTTAAGAAATCTTACAGGCAGGAAGCATAAGATTGATATAGGTATGGAAAATCCTATCAAGACTGCTTTTAAGGGTGGTTTTTCTAAGATGTTTGGTGGTCTTAAGGCGGGATTTTCCAAGATTGGTGGTCTCTTTTCTAAGCTCAATCCTTTTAAGGCCTTTGGTAAAGGTGGAGGTGGTGGAGGTGGCGAAAGTCCATCCATCATGAAGTCCATAATCGGTGGTAACCTTATTACTGGGGCCATTACTAGGGGACTAGGGGCTGTTACTAGCCTTGCTGGGTCTACTATTGGGGCTGGTATGACAAGACTTGAAAATATCCAAGCTGCTAAGGCTAGGCTAAGAGGACAAACCAACGCTGACGGGTCTAGGAAGTTTGATGACGCTGCTATAAAAAATATTTCAAAGTCTGCTATGAATGCTGTTACTGGTACGGCTTATGGTTTTGGCGACGCTATGTCGACTGCCTCATCTGCAATCGCTGCGGGTGTTAAGGAGAAAGACCTGGGCGGATATCTTAAGGGCGTGGCCAATATTTCGGCTGCTACTGGGTCTGACTTCAACTCCATCGGGGCCATCATGAATAAAATCCAGACTACTGGTAGGCTCCAAGGTGACGAACTTATGCAATTATCGGATAGGGGTCTTCCTATGCTTGAGAAAATTGCAGAGATGAAGGGTGTAGACCAAAACACCGCTAGGGATATGATTTCCAAGGGACAAATATCATCTCAAGATGCCTTTAAGGCTGCTACAATGGCGGCTGGTAATTCGGCATCTGAGATGAATAAGACTTGGGATGCTGCCAAAATGAACTTTGGCTCTGCCTTATCTAAACTAGGAGCGGGTCTTCTAGGCGGTAGTGAGGGCGATGAAGGCGGTATCTTTGTGGCTATGACTCCTGCCTTGCTTAAGGTTAATAAGGTTTTAAATGGACTAATACCGACTTTTCAAAAGGTCGGGGATAGTGTTAAGACCTTTGTAACTGGAGGCTTTAAGATGGCCAAGGAAGGTTTTGGAAGGATTAAAGATAAGCTTGGCGAAGCCTTTGGGCCAATCAAAGAAAAGCTTGCATCTGCCTTTGATGCCTTGAAAGAGGCTTTTGCACCTGTGGTCGAGGCTTTTAGCGGGCTTTTTGACGGTGGCATGGGTGAAAGCTTTGACTTACTAGGAGGCGTTATTGACCTAGTCGCTGGGGCTTTTGGGGTCTTGGCTGATGTGATCGTGGCACTTAATCCTGTTTGGGAAGTTTTATCTAGTTTTATAACTAACATAGTCCTACCTGCCTTTACAAGTGTGGCAAGCTTTATAACTGATACAGTAGTGCCTAAGTTTAGCGAACTTGCGGAAATGGTTGGAGGCTGGGTAAAAGAAGCTTTCCAACTTATTGGGGACGCTGTTAATATAGCTAAAGCCGCTTTTGATACTATCAAGGGGGCTATAGATACTGCTGTGGATGCTTTCTTTTCTATACCAAGCAAGATTGCTAGTGCCTTAGGTGGTTTAGGCGGAGCTATAAAAGGAGCTATTGGCGGTATTTTTGGCGGTAAAAAGAAAAACGCTACTGGTACTTCTTACTTCCCTGGGGGTCTAACTCAGATTAATGAGCAAGGCCAAGAGATGATGAAGCTACCTATGGGGACTAAGATATACCCTGCTGGGGCGACTAGGAAGGCGATTGAAAAAGAGGCTAGGTCGGTAAGTCCTGCACCTCAACCATCTAACCCTGGACAAATTGTCATAAATGTCAACGGGGCAAATATGACTAATGGTGAGGTTGGACGTGTGATTTCTAACGAACTTAAGAGATTGGGGGTTGTGGTATGA
- a CDS encoding minor capsid protein, producing the protein MKKKTYWQKRSEDRLLDLLDSADSVVLKLGRYYDKASKDIDKSIKSLYGQFMSDNMVSANKAQELIEGDEFRVWRMTMREYLDQIKATQDKALLLELNTLAMRSRINRLEALQAEILAQSAIIASKEEEVIGSFLSDSIEDAYYKNVYDEYKDKNPEALDLMDKHKVAISRNQVKKVLELPWSGANYSDNIWNNSYFIAKRAQVMVAKNIIAGRSIENLSRDFAKVYGKQYYSNAKRLIRTETAYVKGQADVLTYEKLGVEEYELLATLDNRTSSICQEKDGKHYPVDKIQVGINYPPFHPNCRTTTIKYREDYGDRTRMAKDKDGKNVKVPLGMKYEDWKKWVDKTK; encoded by the coding sequence ATTGGCAAAAGAGAAGTGAGGATAGGTTACTAGACCTATTGGACTCTGCTGACTCTGTAGTCCTTAAATTGGGGCGTTATTATGATAAGGCAAGTAAAGATATAGACAAGTCGATTAAAAGCCTATACGGACAATTTATGAGTGATAACATGGTGTCGGCAAATAAGGCCCAGGAATTAATTGAGGGCGATGAGTTTAGGGTCTGGCGTATGACTATGAGGGAGTACCTTGACCAGATTAAGGCAACCCAAGATAAGGCCCTCTTACTTGAGCTTAATACCCTTGCTATGAGGTCTAGAATTAACCGCCTAGAGGCCTTGCAGGCTGAAATATTGGCCCAGTCGGCTATTATTGCTAGCAAGGAGGAAGAAGTCATAGGGTCTTTTCTTTCTGATTCTATCGAGGATGCTTATTATAAAAATGTCTATGATGAGTATAAAGACAAAAATCCAGAGGCTTTAGACCTTATGGATAAGCATAAGGTTGCCATATCAAGAAACCAAGTTAAGAAAGTCCTTGAATTGCCTTGGTCGGGGGCAAATTATTCTGATAATATTTGGAATAATTCTTATTTTATAGCTAAAAGGGCCCAGGTTATGGTGGCTAAGAATATTATTGCGGGTAGGTCGATTGAGAACCTATCTAGGGACTTTGCTAAGGTCTATGGTAAGCAATACTACTCTAATGCTAAGAGATTAATCAGGACAGAGACTGCTTATGTTAAGGGTCAGGCTGATGTTTTAACTTATGAGAAATTAGGGGTCGAGGAATACGAGCTTTTGGCGACTCTTGATAATAGAACAAGCTCTATTTGCCAAGAAAAAGATGGTAAGCATTATCCAGTCGATAAAATCCAGGTCGGTATCAATTATCCGCCTTTTCATCCTAATTGTAGGACTACTACTATCAAATATAGGGAAGACTATGGGGATAGGACTAGGATGGCTAAGGATAAGGATGGGAAAAATGTCAAGGTGCCGCTTGGTATGAAGTATGAAGATTGGAAGAAGTGGGTTGACAAGACTAAGTAA
- a CDS encoding head-tail connector protein, with protein sequence MENKLEKARFLMDDEVNKAVSDELLSFNFDLIEAQVLAYCNRWDFPTGLMLIVIQMVAEYTKANYYKAKAVDEANNPESRKISSVTRGDTTISYGDNAKVTEYGSPNNLALDPAGFINDYKARIREYRKVGLV encoded by the coding sequence ATGGAAAATAAGTTAGAAAAAGCAAGATTTTTGATGGATGATGAGGTCAATAAGGCTGTAAGCGATGAGCTCTTAAGCTTTAATTTTGACCTTATAGAGGCCCAAGTCCTTGCTTATTGTAACCGCTGGGATTTCCCGACTGGCCTTATGCTGATTGTTATCCAGATGGTGGCGGAGTACACCAAGGCTAATTACTATAAGGCTAAGGCTGTAGATGAGGCTAATAATCCTGAATCAAGGAAGATTTCTTCGGTAACTAGGGGCGATACTACCATTTCTTATGGAGATAATGCCAAGGTTACTGAGTATGGGTCGCCTAATAACCTTGCCCTTGATCCAGCTGGCTTTATAAACGATTATAAGGCGAGGATTAGGGAGTATAGGAAGGTCGGGCTTGTATGA